CAGGAAACCGTCCTGCTGGCTTCGATTGAAGCGATGGACTTCGTCCACGAAAAGCAACGTGCGCTGCCCGGCCCGCGCCGCCGTCCGCGCTTCCGCGAAAATTTTCTTGAGGTCGGCGACCCCGGAAAACACAGCTGAGATGGCGACGTAGCGGAGGCCCACGGCATCGGCGAGCAGCCGGGCGATGCTGGTCTTGCCCGTCCCCGGCGGCCCCCACAATATCATTGAGCTTAACTTGCCCGCCGCGACCATCCGGCCGAGCGCGCCTTCCGCGCCTGTCAGGTGTTCCTGCCCGACGACGTCGACCAGCACTCGCGGGCGAAGCCGCTCCGCCAACGGCGCATCGGCCGGTGGAGCGCTGTCGTGGACAGGCGGCGGGACATCGTCGGCGAACAGGTCGGCCATCGCCAGCAGCAATAAGCAGGTCCGCAAAAAGTTGCACCACCGCTCTTGCTCGAGACTGTCTCAAGATATATCTTAGAGCTATCGAAAAGGAGATGGACATGCGCTTCAACATTCATCACGAGGGCTGCAGCCCCCGTTTTGCCGGACGCGGGCGAAGCTTCAGCTTCGGCCCCGGCGGCTTTCATTTCGATTTCGGTGACGAAGAGGGCGGCGATTGGGGCGGCGGGCGCCGCGGACGTCGTAGCGGCAAGCGAATGTTCGAGGGCGGGGAGCTTCGGCTCGTGCTCCTGAAGCTAATCGCCGACGAGCCGCGCCACGGTTACGAGCTCATCAAGGCGGTCGAGGACATGACGAGCGGCGATTACGCGCCGTCGCCCGGGATCGTTTACCCGACCCTGACCATGCTCGAAGACATCGGCTATATCGCCGAGCGCAAGTCCAAGGATTCCAAGAAGATCTACGAAGCGACCGAGGAAGGCCGCATCCACCTCGAAGAGAATTCGGAAGAAGTCGACGAGCTGATCGAGCGCCTCGAGGGCCATGGCCGCCGCCGCAGCCGCGGCCAGCGTCCGGAGATCGGCCGTGCGATCGGCAACCTGATGGCGGCTCTACGCCACCGGATTGCGTCGGAAGGTTGGAACGAGGACCTGCTAGAGGAGGTCATCGACGTTCTCGACGATGCCGCGCAGCGGATCGAGCGCGCGAAAAAACGCTCCCGCGACAGTTCTGAAGACTGACTGGCTGCTGCAGCGACCGCTCAGCGGGAGCCCTTCGTCGCCTCCAGCTCCTTTCGAGTCAGTCGGCCGTCATGGTCCCTGTCGTAGCGCGAAAAACGCTTGCCCGCGGTGCCGCGGAACTCGACCAGCGTCACCCGCCGGTCCAGGTTCGCGTCTGCCATCGCCACCGGCTGAGGGACATTGGCGTAAATCGTCGGGCTTGAACCGCCCTTTTTGATCCGCGACTTGGATTCGGCCATCCCCTCCATTTTGATCGGGATTTCGTTCGGACGTCCCGGCTCGGGTCCCTTCGGACTGTAGCGGGCGTAGCCGCCGAGGTTGCTCCCGACTGCGCGAACGGTTGAGGGCGCTACCCGCTCTTCATAATGGTCCATCTCCTCGCCATCGATCACCTTGTCGTCGTTCTTGTCGAGCGCGGCGAAGAAGTAATCGGCGTCGTTCTGGAGCTCGATGCGCGTGATAACCCCGTCGTGGTTCTCGTCCGCCTGCTGGAACCATCGGTCGAAAGGATCCTGATCGTCCGTGGCCCGGAATGGCTCGCCCATCACGCTGACATAGACGGAACCGTATTTTGGAACGCCGCCCTTGGATGAGCGGGATTGCGCGTCGGCCACGGACGCTGTGATAGCGAGAAGGACTGCGAGGTAACGCATTGAGAGGACGATCCTTCCAGGTGACGCCGAGAGCCAAATCGCCAAGCGAGTCGAGGAACGACTAGCATAGCTGACATGGTCGGCAATGGTTGAAAGCGTCGACCTCCGCTAACGCGATGGCCACAGGCTGACCGCAAGACGATAAGGTCTTCTCCTTATAGCCATCCCTCATTGCGTTCGATGATATCGGCTGGAACGAGAGGCCTGGATGCAAGCATTTCCGGAGACCACCATGATGATGGCCGAAAATTGAGCCGGCTTCACAGCCACCCCGAGCGGCACGCCGGGTCTCGCATCGGCTGGCTTCGCGCGGCCGTCCTTGGCGCGAATGATGGTATCGTTTCCACAGCGAGCCTGATCGTGGGGGTCGCTGCCGCAGAGACGTCCAGATCAGGCGTTATCGTCGCCGGGGTCGCGGCGCTATTCGCCGGAGCCATGTCGATGGCTGCCGGTGAATATGTCTCCGTCAGCTCGCAGTCGGACACCGAGAAGGCCGATCTTGCCCGTGAACGTGCGGAACTGGATCAGCAGCCGGATTTCGAGCGGGAAGAATTAATCCGTATTTACGAGGCGCGCGGGGTCGAACGCAAGACGGCGGTAGCTGTCGCGGATCAGATGATGGCCAAGGACGCCCTGTCCGCGCACGCTCGCGATGAGCTTGGAATGTCCGACACCACTGCGGCCCGGCCGCTGCAGGCCGCCGTTACGTCGGCGCTGACCTTTACGGCTGGGG
The window above is part of the Sphingomonas sp. HDW15A genome. Proteins encoded here:
- a CDS encoding PadR family transcriptional regulator; protein product: MRFNIHHEGCSPRFAGRGRSFSFGPGGFHFDFGDEEGGDWGGGRRGRRSGKRMFEGGELRLVLLKLIADEPRHGYELIKAVEDMTSGDYAPSPGIVYPTLTMLEDIGYIAERKSKDSKKIYEATEEGRIHLEENSEEVDELIERLEGHGRRRSRGQRPEIGRAIGNLMAALRHRIASEGWNEDLLEEVIDVLDDAAQRIERAKKRSRDSSED
- a CDS encoding EF-hand domain-containing protein, giving the protein MRYLAVLLAITASVADAQSRSSKGGVPKYGSVYVSVMGEPFRATDDQDPFDRWFQQADENHDGVITRIELQNDADYFFAALDKNDDKVIDGEEMDHYEERVAPSTVRAVGSNLGGYARYSPKGPEPGRPNEIPIKMEGMAESKSRIKKGGSSPTIYANVPQPVAMADANLDRRVTLVEFRGTAGKRFSRYDRDHDGRLTRKELEATKGSR
- a CDS encoding VIT family protein — translated: MSRLHSHPERHAGSRIGWLRAAVLGANDGIVSTASLIVGVAAAETSRSGVIVAGVAALFAGAMSMAAGEYVSVSSQSDTEKADLARERAELDQQPDFEREELIRIYEARGVERKTAVAVADQMMAKDALSAHARDELGMSDTTAARPLQAAVTSALTFTAGAAAPLLVVPFAPISLLVPIVAIVSLFCLAILGFVGARIGGAPAGPSVLRVSFWGALAMAVTAGIGSLFGTVIG